Genomic segment of Gemmatimonadaceae bacterium:
TGTCGTAATTCAAACTGACCGACCAACAAAAAACTACCACACTAAGTTGTTTTCAGCTCTGAAAACAGGCTATCTTTCACGGCTATGTTCGAAGACCTGAGCGAAAAGCTCGAAGCCACATTTGCCCGCCTGCGCGGGCGCGGAACGCTCAGCGAATCCGACATCAAGGAAGGGCTCCGTGAAGTACGGCGCGTCCTCCTCGAGGCGGACGTCAACTTCGCACTCACTCGTGAGTTCCTCGAGCGTGTAGAGAAGAAAGCCGTCGGCGTGACGGCCCTCAGCGCAGTCTCGCCGGCCCAGCAGCTCATCAAGATCGTCCACGAAGAGCTCGCCAACATGCTCGGCGAGCGGAGGGAAGGGCTCAAGCTCAGCTCCGTTCCGCCGACGATTGTGATGATGGTCGGACTCCAGGGCTCGGGCAAGACGACGACTGCGGCGAAGCTCGCCCGCAAGCTCCTGGCCGAAGGTCGTCCGACGCGTCTCATCGCAGCCGACGTCTACCGTCCCGCTGCAATCGATCAGCTCGAGACACTGGGACAGCAGCTCGGCGTGCCGGTCTATGCGGACCGATCGACGCAGGACGTCGTGCGGATCGCGAAGGCCGGCATCGAGGAGGCCAAGCGCGCTCGCGACCGCATCGTGATCGTCGACACCGCCGGACGCCTCCAGATAGACGAAGAGATGATGAACGAGCTCCGCCACCTGAAGGAAGCCGTTCGTCCCACCGAGATTCTGCTCGTTGCCGACGGCATGACCGGACAGGAGGCGGTGAAGATCGCCCAGGGGTTCGACAGCGCGCTTGGCGTCACCGGCGTAGTCCT
This window contains:
- a CDS encoding signal recognition particle receptor subunit alpha — protein: MFEDLSEKLEATFARLRGRGTLSESDIKEGLREVRRVLLEADVNFALTREFLERVEKKAVGVTALSAVSPAQQLIKIVHEELANMLGERREGLKLSSVPPTIVMMVGLQGSGKTTTAAKLARKLLAEGRPTRLIAADVYRPAAIDQLETLGQQLGVPVYADRSTQDVVRIAKAGIEEAKRARDRIVIVDTAGRLQIDEEMMNELRHLKEAVRPTEILLVADGMTGQEAVKIAQGFDSALGVTGVVLTKMDGDARGGAALSIYGVTKKPIKFIGVGEKPDALEDFHPERMAGRILQMGDVVSLVEKAQAAFDEDAAKRLQKKVRKEGMDLTDFLNAMR